In Vanessa cardui chromosome 4, ilVanCard2.1, whole genome shotgun sequence, the DNA window gcacAGGTACATTtttgaattctttttttttaatataaatttaatgatttagaaagtacgtaatttataataagtaatttataagggattatttttttattgttaaataaggATAATTTGACATACGACCTTTTGCGTACTAAACAATTCTGTATAAAAAGTTATTCTTATATATGACATTACGAATATATTTCAGAAAGTGAACAGCAATATAAAGTGCTCGTATAAGCTGTGTAGACTTAAACTGTGCCGGCGGCTATGTGTCAAAAcctaataaaaatcattaaaaaaaaaaattgaaaaattcaataaaaaaataattctacttCCTGTAGAAAATTTTCGAAACGAAGATAATCTACGGAATCATTTGACGACATCGTATTTCGTGTCAAAGATTACCGATagatgaaaagtaaaaaaaataaaatcaaaataacatcTTAAAAGTCATTTGCatcttttacattatatatattacatactacgTGAATTCACTAATTAAAACATGGCTCTTTTTTACAATTCGATCAAATTACCTTGGTTCCAGCACCACCCTGTAAATATCGTACTCATTGAAATTCAACtgttataaaagatataaaaaaaaaacaccttaaAAATAGCcgccttaaaataataaaaatgatttaaatgaaatatggtGAAGTGTTAATTATGAAAAGTGTTAAAATTAGCATAGAAACGATAGCTTGAATCAGCCCTgaaatcataataaatcaaGATTTGCGAAGCTGCGGCAATCGTTCGATATATAAAGACTGATAACTTTGGCTTAAGCGGTAGTGGGAGGTCGTAAAACAAAACGTTATTGACACAATATTCACAATTCGTAGCGCAAAGGGAAGCTTATTTATACGCTCGCTTCAAACTGATCTCACCTTATTTccctttatatttgaattttatgggAAATTTTAAAGCCAAAATAAacgatatatataatttattaaaaaatattattttataattaaagtaaataattcatCAGGGATCGATGTGATGGAAATATTGTAATAGTAATTCATGCGTGAAGCTGAATCACTTCTTTCCGATAGCCCAATCAGCTTTCTCTGCCTTCTTAGCCTGTTGGAACATTATGAGAAAATGTACTGGGTTGTTTATATGATAAACAGAGTGTGTTATGTGTCCTTTTAAATCTCAAGAAGAAGAGTTTGTACGAGATTATCTGTTCAATAGATATTTACTTGAATCTAAACTGTTAATTTGAATGAAAGTAAATCAGTTACATCTAAAGCTACCATCTTAACAATGTTATAATGAAGTATTACAAGTATTAGAACAAGTGTTGTTTTTCtaattaccaataaataaataaaaagttaaagctTACCATagataaggttttatatgttgttttaatttaatacaaaaaatatatggaaatatttgtttttataatttagtcaaAGTAAGAGAGAAAATTGTTAATGTGATTCAACGATTCTCTGCATATTTACCTCTTTGTCTTCTTCTTCGAGGGTGAATTCCTTCTTTTTGACGACCTTCAACTGGTTACGGAAGTTGAACTCAGCCGCCTTCTTCTGGAGCTTGGCGAATTTGTTCTCGTATTTGGACACCTTCTTGAGTGTTGGTTTGAcgctaaataaatacaacacatTTCATTAAACGGTTACcaattcattaataatagatCTTATCATTTTCAACTTGAAAGATCAgtaaagaaatatgtattgtatgacacaacttagatgtagcatcagctaattaaattaaaccgattactgccgatacatgcaaccaatagaaatagatcccgatcgcgccattcgacgctattcgtcgctatagattctcgcgtcaattcaacccgagaaagtgCATTTAAactgacgtgtcaaattgattaatatactaggtcatatgatgttaaaagttattacgtttgtgtaaagattatattcacataagaattaaatattgatttgggatagcgtacttcattcggatgtgatcggtattacgaattttgccgatgctacatcgaagttgtgtcgtactattctCTATTTAAATGTCAGTAACAATACTCTAAATATGGAAGATCGCAGATAACAATTTATagattaaacattatataataacctTGTTAATTTATCTCTAGAGGGAATTAATGTAAACAAGAGGTCCTTGTACTGATATGAATCGTTAATTTATTGCCGTTATTACGAAACCAGTTAACTCGAACGCAACCAAATATTTAGcggaataaattaatttgttctaTTAATGTGGATAATACCCATTGTTTGATTGAAAATTTGGACACAAAGCTCGAGATTAAATCAtcactaaattaattttgtattagttAAAGACAATTCTACCACagatatcaattaattttcatgtgcttttgtaattataatttatttcctgGCGTAAATATGATATATCGTAATGAAAACTCCACGTATATTTAATTCGGCCACTGAGTAATAGGATTGCCCGTTGTAGCCCGTTACCGACCAGTGAAATCTTTGCAGATAGTTGTCAACTGTTTCTTCCGATCTATGTCTTTAAATATCAATTCTGTACCACGAGacagaagtaaataaaaacataaattatataataatcgtaGCGATACGTTGTGTATCCTTAGTTATGATTGCGTgaacttttaaaacaaaaacataaatttgaaaCCGTCATCTAGATATTGTTTATACAAGGACCCAGGAAAACTTAACTAAATCGACAACTCCAAGATTTTACCTGCTATTTTTGGCTCATATGTATGAaagttaaaacttataaattaattatacttacaaTTTTCCTCTGAGGTCATTGACTTGGGAGTTCAGGTCGGAGATctggtaaaataaaattgtgtgaACAAGAATAGTAAAAAACATGAAGAAAACCATACGTTTCTCTCGTTTCGAAAGCTTtagaacattatataattacctTTATTATCGGAACAAGTAAGCTAGTgtcagtattaaataataataataaatcatttcaatGACTGATTGTTTGGCTAGTacaactttgtaaataaaaagtaatacaacacgtaaaaacaattaaatttgaagGTGTAACAAAACATGCAatacaagaaaaaatagtttAGAAACATGAAAAGCgctaaaaatacaaaagtaagcCTTAAGAATTAAATACGGAACAGTTATCCATTAACTATttcgcaaaaaaaaatacagattattaattCAAAGCATAGATCTACATAGGTAAAGAGCTGAGCGTAGATTAGGCAGTGTTATTTGCGAGCTTGtagaatatttatgattaacTTTCAATGTGATATTCACAGAAAATATTATCgaagaatattatatatctataacgATCGTATTATCTAATGCCATTGCTCTTCGCCTAAATGTATTTTACACTTCTAATCACTAAGTGTGTATTCTTATCGTGCATTTCCCCGTGCCCTGTGCCTGGTAGCTGGTCGCTTGCAGTACCTGTTCGCCTATGACACTAtgtgcaggatatattacatgtgAAAAAATTGTGCCAGCAATATTCTACTTCTTCGTTGccttgttataaaatttataatttacacttACCGAATATTCATaggaaattttattgttatggtTTTAAGAATGAAAGTCCAACATTATAATAAGAAGATTACTTCTAATTGGACtcaaataatagatatatatatctatgtttgTTTCAAGTAATCGCAATCGAAGTTGTAATATATTGAGCACTGTAACACTATattcataaagaaaaaatacattaacgGATTGTGTAACATCAGTTCACCACACATACAGTTAAGTACATCGTCGCTTCCAAGTGTATGAATTAGAGTGACGGTGCAAAATCGATCGATTTATAtctgtatgtaaatgtatacataatatgtagtgTCATGAATTCGTATGTGTATAATTCACCATTCCACACAAGACAGAGAACATGTATCCGACTGAGCTCCACTATTTCGGACTCGACAGGATAAGGGAAGGATTTTTATCGACCACAGCATGGCACTTTCAATTTTAAGCACTTGGTGTCCAACTAAAACATAGGGGTCTCACAATGGTAAGAAATAACATATATCTCAGCGACCGAACACGCAAACAGTTCGCGCGGAGTGTAACGGCACATACATGAATTGTTGGAGATTTGGAACAAGAAGTTTGATTTACACTTTGCACTTGCGTGTGCCAATAGAGGAACCCGTCCATCGTTCCAATTTACATCGGCAACTACTTGTTATCATAAAAAGAGAAAATTCAGTAAGGCCACTAAGCTCGCCATCACACATGAAGCGTCACACGGTCAAGGTTGGTAAGTACTCGATTTATCATTATCGAATATATTAAAGTGCCATACTATTAGGGAAATTAATTGGGACTCTGAAGCCAATTTCTATACATTAATAGTTTTCTACGTCAtgcattaaataaaagctttatcGTTTGAGTCAACAACATCGTTGAGTAACTCGGCCAGTAGAAGGTCCTCGCATCGATAAATCGACTAAATATTTATAGGCTTTAGAACTTGAATATCCGATGGCGTCGAAGGTGTATATGATATCGAGATATGAAATCGACGATGATTTAATGAATGTTAAGCGAGCATGCAGCTGGTCGAGCCCATCTGTGGCGAATGATTGCAGTGTTTGTTACGCCGATGGCTATTACTGGCGTTAGTGTAGTTAATCGTGTAAGCTCCATGTCAGATGACATCACCGTTGAACGCGGCAAAGATCGATTTTGCACCGCACGTCTTACCGTGGCTGGTAAACCCCGGCGAAGTCCGCGCGCGACAACCCTCTACTTCACGCTCAGGCACACACCTGCTCTACGAGTACACCACTAACCCGCGCCTCGACCGTTATTTACAATCCAACAGCAAACAACCGAAAACTTACAAAGCATTATATCAAAGTGTAAACACGATTGTCACACGCGTACGTTTGTTACAGAATCGATGACTGTGATATTCACAATGGTCACAAAGTATTGGTCAATACCTCATAATCTCTTTTCCTGACTTCATGTTCCAAATCCCACTTCTGGCCCTCACACACATACAAGCGGTCATAATACTCCTGTATTATTCTCTTGAGCATTGCTAAAGAAAAAGGAAAGATAGATTATTTAGCCGGCACAATGAGCATGGGCATCTGTGTGAGTAACCTGCGTTTGTCGACGGAGCGACGTGTGCATGTGTGCGGTGAGCCGTACAACTATCATGTCATGTCGTAAAACTAAATCATTATTAACTCATATCACGTCATACGCATTCCCAATCCTAATATGCAGTTTACCTCCAATTTCCTAATTGCGATAGCTCGTTCTAGTTCATATTTATCCCCCTCAAGGTTGTATATTCTGTGCCAGTACATTTGACATATCGTCTGCAGTTCCGCTAAAGAAAAAGAATCACATTTTAAGGTTTAGATAATTTTGAGCGTAGCGCTATCCGCCTCTCGTGTCGTGGGTAGTGTAGATTCTTATGGCATTGAAGCGTAAGCGAAGCTACATGAGAAAGTAGATGGATCAAATgggctgtttatttttttcttaattaattgttaactcgATGAAATTATCTACAACTGTCATCTATTGCTCCATTCGAAATAACGAGACGATGTTATTTTAGCGaatccaaatatttattttgttatccaCATtagttaaagtatatttattttcagctGCCTAAAATGGTAAAAATGAGTCGGCTgtgaaaacaaaacattatcttTTTCTAGTCACATTGTTGGCATAAACTACTCAAACGTAGAGCGTAATACAAATTGCTTTTCGCCCAAACCAGGTCAGACCTCGAAATCTCTGCGAGCCACTTCCATCTCGTGGTCGTACTTCTCCTCTTCGAGCTTCGCGATACGCTGATGGTAACCGGTTATGATGCTCGTGAGAGCCGCTACAAAATCAACCAATATTACTCCCGCTATCTAAGCTCACCGCCTCCCCTAACGGTAACCGTCATCGACAATGCTCGCGCGAATTATGTTGAAAGTAAGTAAAAGTGTAAGTCTTAgatagaaatttaataaattaaagaggTATGTCAGTATTGGCGTGTGAGTTCAATGACTACAGCTTGGAAAAGGAAGACGCAATAGAAATTAAAGGCCATTTAGATAAACAACCTATCAGATCAGCGGATCGCACGATCCGATGTTAAAGTAGACGAAATATAGAAACACGCACTTCGACATCACAACGTTAAattcaagaaattattttttgtaagttttGTAAGTTTGTCAAAATACAGGGCCTCTGACGTGGCTCGTCTCGCTACCTCCATATCTTTCCTCTTAACGATGTATTCCAGATCAAACTTTTCGTCCTCAAGGTTGGCAATGCGGGTGTGGTAGTCTTTGCAAACCCTCTTAATAGTATCTATAATTCGAATACATAATTTACATGGGAAATAGTGTCAATATCACAAAACGACCTGCAAATTGCCATAATGTGTAGTGTATTTCTTATGATATTTCTGAAACTGCTACATACATTGATGTAATGGTTTTctgtatttatacaatttaatggtTCATTAAGTGATACGGTGTTATCGTAATAATTACCTTCGtttgcatcgtcaatgttctTGGGTTTACCGCACCTCTCTTCGATGATACGCCTTCTCTCGGCTGCTTTGCGTTCCTGTTCTTTCTTTAATTCCTCAGCGGCTTTTTTACGCAGGAGCAACTGTTAGAGATTCATTAATAACTTAAATGAACTTTATATCACGTATATATACTTATTCAGTCAGATGTGTGTGATACGTACCCTAAGCTTCTTCTTTCTCTCGGGGGTCATGAAACCTTTCTTCGCCTTCTTGGCCTTGGAGGCTTCCTCCATGCGCTTGCGCACCTCAGCACGCTTGCGGTCGATTTCGGCCTGTTTGGCCTTCTTCGCCTAAAGATATTGTGATAGCAATGAAATTTGATATCATGTGTAATTATcatgttaataaagaaaatttatattataatgaacaaTTAATATGACTACATTTAAagcaaaattatgttattttatcttttagaGCTCCAATAGAAgttgttacattatttattgattttatttaaagaaaattagatAGTATTGGATAGGTGGTGTCATGTTCTTCTGATTCTTCTCTACTTTACCTCCTCGAGACGTTTTttctgtaaaacaaataaaatattgttagaatttgttttattatcaagATAATGTTAATATGCATTTGTGATTAAGTGTTTGTAGCTTAGCGTTGATTATATACTTCTTACATGTGAAATTATGTAGTGCGCTATTTTACGGTGCAAATTAAGTTATGTGCGATTACGATTATATAGATACCATCcgcaattatatatttaagtgcaTTTCTATATACTTTGcattaataattagtattgatgtgtacattttttataaatacagcgtataatttatattcattaagaaATTCGTgtgaaaacatttaatatattaactgttatttacgtacatatatatttataatatcgttttatatattaagttttagtgagtttAGATCGACATCTAAGAAAAGTTATCGAACTCCGACTTGAATCAACTTACATTGTTTTCAATACgtacatatgtttatatattataattctgaaaaaactattacaataataatctgtatattgtaaataaattcataaagatATTTGTCGATTTTTAAACgacaaatattaatgaaacaacATTTTATCGTATCgaacaatgataataatatttgaaaagtataattaaattttgattttgcatTTTTAGCCGAGTCAAAGTTTTTGTCGAGATTGTTTATCCAATAACTGACTGTGTCGTTAATACTATACAGTACtcaattaaatctataaatatagcGCTGCAAAATAAAAGACGAAAGCTGTAGAAGTTGCAGGAAATaccgaattatattttattaaaaattgctgTCGCCATCTAAAATCGATCGTTGTAGTTCGTAATGTGAAGTAAACATGTGTAAGTTGTTGTTATTGGTATTAATATCTTACCTGTGTCTCAAGGAGTGAAACAATTCAATACTGTTGGGTGCGGCCAGTGGTAATGAGGTTGGTAACATCCAGAAGTCAATCGCAGACGATGCAGAATGGAAATGAAACAGAAACACATACAAGAAAACGTTAGCGATACATtgcaatatttctttaaaagaaCTTTACGAAGTCCCTTTTTAAGAAATTACCAGTGTACTTTTTCAACTCTTAAAATAAGCTTAGAACTTCTATATGACAATATTCAAAGTATCAGGCTAAAACCTGCGACTTTTTACATCATCGATCCTTTAACTATGTGacaatctttaatttaaaaagtaagagCTTTATTCTATATCTTATCTTGATCAAACTGGAATATGCCAATACGACGTTGTCTTGAAAATGTACTGTAAGTACAGGCTCAAGGAccattacatcttagtttcgATGCTTGACGCATCCAGACTACAGGAAAGATCTGATGATCTgatattacaaatactttattatattaaaacatatcaataaggttaatatcattttaaaatgatactcaattttatatgtaagtttactaaataaaagatattttttaactatCTGTTCAATTTTCTActctaaaatttttaatgcttcAAATTTTTTTCCTCGCTAAATTTTGAAATCTTGAAAATCGCCTTCGCATCGGAATCGGAACTGATAtgcttcaaatatatttattatttttgtgattgGCGCACATCATTTAATGACGTTTTAATGAACGTCTTCTGCGatgagtttaatttttttcttccgAAATAACTCTACTGACCTCAatcactatttaataataatataatactagtatgaaaaaaatacttgaatatTCTAGAATAGGTATtgcaaacattattaataattttatttttttgttcagtTCTTACCTCACTTCATCATCCGCCATTTTGTGTTTGTTGTTTGAGTGTCCtgcaagaaattaaaatatttttataaaatcaggaACTGCACACGTCACAGTATTTATAAGAAACAATCTAATTTCAGACCTACAAGTCTCTGATACAAAATttagaaaaacaatttttattatcaagACCAGTCAAAAAAGTCTTTCATAAGTTACGAAACTACAAACCGTtgttaatagtattattatatatgtaaattttaacttaacagagcatttaactaaaataactaTGCTTGTTCAGTAGAATTTTCATCGTTTGCGCAATTGTTAGCATATtctcaaaataaatatcgtCACGAAAATTTCCCTGAAAATTTTCTTTCTAAATATGCTTACAATTTCCACAGGGAATCTTAAACTTTGAATATGAAATCCGAGAAGTACAATATTCTCTAAATAGTTGATATTAaagatatgaaaatatataccaATTCAATGGAGCTTACTAACTTTAGATACTAACATTACGTGCcattttatagttttagtaGAACATAGAATTCGtgctaaattgttatttaaaacatccTGGACAAATGCCAAATTCCTAGACTAAAACTGATATTTGATATTGGCGAAGATATAACGATCTGCATAAATTTCATGAATGTTGCGACCACTAAATGTCTTTTAAAACGATTTCAGCATTAAAATTACGGCGGGGCATTCACGTTCTAAATTAGGTCGAGTAAAAGTCATAATATGGGGCAGTATGAAAATACATTCATTTTTCTTTCACGTATATCGCAACCGTAAATGTGTGCCGTAATTAGTTTCGTGCGAGTTCGGGTAATTTCGCGCGGCTTCGCCAGCGCTCGGATAGATCGCACGCGACTGAAATAGGCTGGCGCGCACTCCGGCGCATCCTAATTTGGTCGCAATCGGTCTTCTTCGATTACACGCGGTTCAGATGTAGCGCTCGACGGACGCGAAGTGTAATAGGATATCCGTCTATTTTCTACAAGTTATCCTATATCTTCCGTAGTATTACTTTAAGGAGcttaagaaatatttcaaatggtaaaaaatgaaaatacatttcgttgaaataaaataaaattgagttatagtaaattaaactaaaaaaaactgtaataaaatattataaaagttacatttattaataaaattatttatgtttaaaataatcccttttaatgcttataaaaaatagtttctataaataaatgtaaattgaaaataaaagttaatttccaaaaaaaaatcgtcTAAGGAGGTCAATGTAATGAGGTGTTATAGGTCTTATGGTAAGTTTCAATGTCATGTCCTGAAGCCGGATGAAATATTAACagtatataatctataattatcCGTGACGTCACATTATCATGTTTCATATTAGGCGGGATATTTGGAACGCATTTTGTGCAACACCGATTACGTTAGTTAACTTCTCTTCCCGAATGAGTTTATTACGAACGTATGGCATCACATATATACACACAAGAGCCGATGCATCACGGCGATCCATTACAGAAGACGTTGATATATCACTTCACTGAACGATAGATGCACTCAGAAATCTTTGCGCATTGATTATAGTTAGTAAAAAGTTAAACTTCACGGAAACTCACCTACGGCAAGAAAAAGAAGATGGCCCTACTGATGGTTCAGCCAACACGAGTCACAGTTGCTGACTGGCGGTACGCGGGCGGCAAGGTGCGGCGGGCGATGAGTGGGCGCAgaccccgcgccccccgcgcccctcGCACCCCCCGGACTCACCCGCGTTGCTCCGAGACTCGACATCCCCCCGAGCTCCTCTGCTTGCGCACAGACATTTTTAGAGCAGTGTCGTTTTGACACCAACACCGAAATAACACAGCATCTCAGCTCCATTTGAAAATTGGATATCTAGTAAACATACATATCGCAGGGTCGCTGCTACATAATGAGAAACATGATATTTCAGCTTTTAGATCGATTATAGTCAACAAAAATGCAAATTGTTTAGTTTTCTTCATTGATGGTTTAGCCTTACATAAGAGATTCAGTAGTTTCATACacctataaaaataacaatataggAAAAGACTTTCTACGTACTTGCATGTTACATAATATgaatacttgaataaataatgattataaccaaatttacttttaatgaaacatttgtTCATCCCGGATGAGTTACGTCgcactaaatttattttctgaCGCGAACCTGACACGGTTCTAGTTTTTGCACGCAGCGATTGTAATCAGTGGCACTGTTCTGAAAGCACAAGCTGAGATtcacaaaaaaactatttaaatatataggatatataaatgataaaaggAAATCATTACCATACTTTAAGACAATTTTAGATCTAATTTGGTTTCTACGGATATGCTATAGGTTGTCGCTAATTTGCGATTAACGTAAATGCATGAAGTATTTATCTATGAGTAATAGAACAAGAGACAATACAGTTAATTGGCCTTCTTTATAAGTaagaagaattttaataaaaaaaaaaaaacattttgttctaGTAGGTACCCTCAATCACCAGTTTTCATcatattagaatattaaatgaaagttAAGGCTAACACCCACAAAAGAAGGTCATCTCGAGAAGATCCGATAAAAACACTGTAGTTACTGTACTACTTTTTCTCTACTAAAATACAGAGTcaactacatatgtatatatactatattatatccTTTATGGAAATGAAGGATCACGGAAGTCCACGCTCTTTTATCATCTACTGGTATATAGTATTGCGTTATAAACTTACTTCATTATCGTCtttaaaacacaatatttaaaattgaaagacaatgtatattcatataaatgtgaaagtaactatgtctgtctgtctatctatcgGTCCTtaacaaccaaaccgctgaaccgaatttgatgatatttggcatgaagcaaactcgaactccaagaaaagacatagtcTATATTTGCCTACCATATAACACACCAACAccgtaaaacgcgagcaaagatGTGAGCGAttactagttttaaaatatctgagaaatcttattatagaatacCTTGTCCCAGGAAGTATTTAAGATTGTGTAAACACGACAAGTGATATATTTATGCAGTGATTG includes these proteins:
- the LOC124543998 gene encoding troponin I isoform X19; this translates as MADDEKKRLEEAKKAKQAEIDRKRAEVRKRMEEASKAKKAKKGFMTPERKKKLRLLLRKKAAEELKKEQERKAAERRRIIEERCGKPKNIDDANEAMLKRIIQEYYDRLYVCEGQKWDLEHEVRKRDYEISDLNSQVNDLRGKFVKPTLKKVSKYENKFAKLQKKAAEFNFRNQLKVVKKKEFTLEEEDKEAKKAEKADWAIGKK
- the LOC124543998 gene encoding troponin I isoform X18 yields the protein MADDEKKRLEEAKKAKQAEIDRKRAEVRKRMEEASKAKKAKKGFMTPERKKKLRLLLRKKAAEELKKEQERKAAERRRIIEERCGKPKNIDDANEDTIKRVCKDYHTRIANLEDEKFDLEYIVKRKDMEISDLNSQVNDLRGKFVKPTLKKVSKYENKFAKLQKKAAEFNFRNQLKVVKKKEFTLEEEDKEAKKAEKADWAIGKK
- the LOC124543998 gene encoding troponin I isoform X6, with the protein product MADDEKKRLEEAKKAKQAEIDRKRAEVRKRMEEASKAKKAKKGFMTPERKKKLRLLLRKKAAEELKKEQERKAAERRRIIEERCGKPKNIDDANEDTIKRVCKDYHTRIANLEDEKFDLEYIVKRKDMEISDLNSQVNDLRGKFVKPTLKKVSKYENKFAKLQKKAAEFNFRNQLKVVKKKEFTLEEEDKEKKPDWSKGKPGDQKEGEGAPATPAAGAAPAAGAPAAPAAAPAPAPAAPPVQASA
- the LOC124543998 gene encoding troponin I isoform X17 is translated as MADDEAKKAKQAEIDRKRAEVRKRMEEASKAKKAKKGFMTPERKKKLRLLLRKKAAEELKKEQERKAAERRRIIEERCGKPKNIDDANEAELQTICQMYWHRIYNLEGDKYELERAIAIRKLEISDLNSQVNDLRGKFVKPTLKKVSKYENKFAKLQKKAAEFNFRNQLKVVKKKEFTLEEEDKEKKPDWSKGKPGDQKVKEEEVEA
- the LOC124543998 gene encoding troponin I isoform X16 — its product is MADDEAKKAKQAEIDRKRAEVRKRMEEASKAKKAKKGFMTPERKKKLRLLLRKKAAEELKKEQERKAAERRRIIEERCGKPKNIDDANEAMLKRIIQEYYDRLYVCEGQKWDLEHEVRKRDYEISDLNSQVNDLRGKFVKPTLKKVSKYENKFAKLQKKAAEFNFRNQLKVVKKKEFTLEEEDKEKKPDWSKGKPGDQKVKEEEVEA
- the LOC124543998 gene encoding troponin I isoform X8, which produces MADDEKKRLEEAKKAKQAEIDRKRAEVRKRMEEASKAKKAKKGFMTPERKKKLRLLLRKKAAEELKKEQERKAAERRRIIEERCGKPKNIDDANEAMLKRIIQEYYDRLYVCEGQKWDLEHEVRKRDYEISDLNSQVNDLRGKFVKPTLKKVSKYENKFAKLQKKAAEFNFRNQLKVVKKKEFTLEEEDKEKKPDWSKGKPGDQKEGEGAPATPAAGAAPAAGAPAAPAAAPAPAPAAPPVQASA
- the LOC124543998 gene encoding troponin I isoform X13 produces the protein MADDEAKKAKQAEIDRKRAEVRKRMEEASKAKKAKKGFMTPERKKKLRLLLRKKAAEELKKEQERKAAERRRIIEERCGKPKNIDDANEDTIKRVCKDYHTRIANLEDEKFDLEYIVKRKDMEISDLNSQVNDLRGKFVKPTLKKVSKYENKFAKLQKKAAEFNFRNQLKVVKKKEFTLEEEDKEKKPDWSKGKPGDQKEGEGAPATPAAGAAPAAGAPAAPAAAPAPAPAAPPVQASA
- the LOC124543998 gene encoding troponin I isoform X11, which translates into the protein MADDEKKRLEEAKKAKQAEIDRKRAEVRKRMEEASKAKKAKKGFMTPERKKKLRLLLRKKAAEELKKEQERKAAERRRIIEERCGKPKNIDDANEAALTSIITGYHQRIAKLEEEKYDHEMEVARRDFEISDLNSQVNDLRGKFVKPTLKKVSKYENKFAKLQKKAAEFNFRNQLKVVKKKEFTLEEEDKEKKPDWSKGKPGDQKEGEGAPATPAAGAAPAAGAPAAPAAAPAPAPAAPPVQASA
- the LOC124543998 gene encoding troponin I isoform X14; translation: MADDEKKRLEEAKKAKQAEIDRKRAEVRKRMEEASKAKKAKKGFMTPERKKKLRLLLRKKAAEELKKEQERKAAERRRIIEERCGKPKNIDDANEDTIKRVCKDYHTRIANLEDEKFDLEYIVKRKDMEISDLNSQVNDLRGKFVKPTLKKVSKYENKFAKLQKKAAEFNFRNQLKVVKKKEFTLEEEDKEKKPDWSKGKPGDQKVKEEEVEA
- the LOC124543998 gene encoding troponin I isoform X12, yielding MADDEKKRLEEAKKAKQAEIDRKRAEVRKRMEEASKAKKAKKGFMTPERKKKLRLLLRKKAAEELKKEQERKAAERRRIIEERCGKPKNIDDANEAELQTICQMYWHRIYNLEGDKYELERAIAIRKLEISDLNSQVNDLRGKFVKPTLKKVSKYENKFAKLQKKAAEFNFRNQLKVVKKKEFTLEEEDKEKKPDWSKGKPGDQKEGEGAPATPAAGAAPAAGAPAAPAAAPAPAPAAPPVQASA
- the LOC124543998 gene encoding troponin I isoform X15, with the protein product MADDEAKKAKQAEIDRKRAEVRKRMEEASKAKKAKKGFMTPERKKKLRLLLRKKAAEELKKEQERKAAERRRIIEERCGKPKNIDDANEDTIKRVCKDYHTRIANLEDEKFDLEYIVKRKDMEISDLNSQVNDLRGKFVKPTLKKVSKYENKFAKLQKKAAEFNFRNQLKVVKKKEFTLEEEDKEKKPDWSKGKPGDQKVKEEEVEA